The following coding sequences are from one Capsicum annuum cultivar UCD-10X-F1 chromosome 3, UCD10Xv1.1, whole genome shotgun sequence window:
- the LOC107863056 gene encoding homeobox-leucine zipper protein ATHB-12-like (The RefSeq protein has 1 substitution compared to this genomic sequence), with amino-acid sequence MESEHEKSETPNFKRPLKKKCENAKRFTDEQVKLLESMFKLGTKIEPREKLQLARDLGLQPRQVAIWFQNKRARWKSKQLEHEYRILQSKFDHLNTQFESLKIEKERLLIELETLNDQLGNKLARGSKSQDSRDSELHTSPENGFTDLLELKHCAGCSNSRFGHKSVNEEDDETTEETDKYFTPKEEAEFWNLDELGDNNSLEHWCVGLGSISNSKLWDF; translated from the exons ATGGAATCAGAACATGAAAAATCTGAGACTCCAAACTTCAAAAGACCCTTAAAGAAGAAGTGTGAAAATGCAAAAAGGTTTACTGATGAGCAAGTGAAGTTACTTGAGTCCATGTTTAAACTAGGGACAAAGATCGAGCCAAGAGAGAAGCTGCAGTTGGCAAGGGATCTCGGGCTGCAACCGCGCCAAGTAGCAATTTGGTTTCAGAACAAAAGGGCTAGATGGAAATCGAAGCAATTGGAACACGAATATCGGATACTTCAATCAAAATTTGACCATTTAAATACACAATTCGAATCCTTGAAGATAGAAAAGGAGAGGTTACTCATTGAG TTGGAGACACTAAATGATCAGCTAGGAAACAAACTCGCTCGAGGCAGCAAAAGCCAAGATTCAAGAGACAGTGAATTGCACACAAGTCCAGAAAATGGATTTACAGACTTATTAGAGTTGAAACATTGCGCGGGttgttcaaattcaagattcggACACAAAAGCGTAAATGAAGAGGATGATGAAACAACAGAAGAAACAGACAAACACTTCACTCCCAAAGAAGAAGCAGAGTTTTGGAACCTGGATGAATTAGGAGACAACAATTCTTTAGAACACTGGTGTGTTGGTTTAGGTAGCATCTCCAATTCCAAGTTGTGGGACTTTTAA